A stretch of DNA from Temnothorax longispinosus isolate EJ_2023e chromosome 2, Tlon_JGU_v1, whole genome shotgun sequence:
TTCTTCATGTATTTTAGGATCCGCATTTCCTCGAATTTTACGATAACGATACGAAAGTTACAGGACTTTGCGGTGAATTGTGGACTCTTCTTtctgaaaaattgaattttacgtaagattaaattgtaatccaaaccacttttattatattaaaggaTCGTTGGCAAAGCTGGCTAACGataaattacatgtacaaTCAAAGGATACTTCATATTCTTAGATTACAGCCAATAAAATCAAATGAAACTGGCCTGGGTGCATCATCGAAAAACCATACCGTTTTTGAGCAAGGATTACTAAGTATAATTTCGCGCAATGAAACTAGTGCGATTCCAAAAGTCGAAACTTACAACGTTCGACGTATAGCAGTTGATTTTACAATGCCTTTATGGATAAACAGGTACGCTTTAAGTGCTTCACACTATGACATCTTCTAAAATGCTaaataaagacaaaagaatgcaactttaaaaaagagacatataacaacgtataaaatttattcttataaaccCCAGGTTGCTATAACaatcgtataataattttacagcCACCGATTATATATTCAACATGAGATAATACACGACAGCACATGGATGGCAAAAGTGTTCTCCTGGAAAATATGGTGCTTTATATTGGTTATGTGTCTATTATTGAGCGTATGCAGTTTTTGGTCACAAATTATTCTCGCACGGATCGGAAATAATTGCAGACGCTCGACCATTAGcgatcatattttttacaccTTTGGAATGTTCTGCAATCAAAGTATgtatgattaatataaatatgtttcatcctgtttctattttttaactgtagctaaattaaaaagcaatgcagatatcatatcatatcacATTTATGAACATAGTGTGacattttttgtcaaaatgttTACCTTGGTATAGAGTTTAAGTGAagtcagattttttattttataaatgcgtCATAATTGTTATGCGAGAAGgttaactttattttgaaataatacaaaaatgacTATAGTCGCAATAtctttatcgaaataaaatgatatttaatcattaaatggtatatgtaataacaaaaaattattaatttgagtaATAACTGTAACAGGCTATATTCCCGATGTTCTTGTTGGAAGATCAAGAATATTTGAAGTATCGCTGGGTTTCTTTTGTTCTATATTGTCGATGGCATTTGGAGCTTTGTTATTCCTTTATGTAGCAAAAAGGATTAACGTTATACCGCCATTTAATAATCTAGAGTCTCTGCTGACCGATACCTCATATGACGTTGTCATTTTGAAAGGTTCTATTGGAGATATCGCGTTTaaggtaataataaaatacgtttgatataatttatttattagattcatttatgtaatttgttaatctttaaattacatcGAGTATATGTTCAGATATtggctattaaaaaatttatagttaaGCCCTAACAAACCTTATGTACTGGTAAGAACTGCAAAACGCGTCGTCGTTACATCAACAGTCGAGGAAATGTTTAAATTGGCATGTATAAAAGGTAAAAAGGAGTATACCGCACTCCAAGGTGAAGACGAGTATAAAGCAAGAGGTCAAATTGGATGTGAAGTGATTCCAATTGGACAATCTTACTTCAAAATGTGGGTAGCTTCCGGCATTGCGAGGAATTTTAAGTACAAAAGGACCATCGACCTCGGGTAAAAAGCGATTATAATACCATCGTATAGGTATAATGCTAACGTGCTATGTgaacaagtaatttttatgtgtACAGGATACTCAGATTAAAGGAAGTTGGATTGTGGGATGAATTAGTAGATCGTTGGTTAACGGAGAAAAGTCAGCGTCTTAATAATGCCAACGTAGAAGCGATTGGAATAGATCAAGTTTCtttagtaattttaatgatgtGCTGTGGAATGATAAcagcttttattattttcataattgaaaaaattgtatatgctTATCAACACAGGTTATCGTAACTTTACACTAATGCTatcatgaatattttaattatgtaattttactttatttgctTCAAAGATTTATCTGCCAGCAGTTATTTAACTCACGTTTGAAAACTCTATTACATTTATACCATGCATAAACGTGTAAACCACAATTAAtgctgtaataattaaaaaattgtgataaataataaaattattaatcaaacatGATTATGTTTGAGTATCaccagaattttatttctctcatatatttttatttatctcattattaCGTCATTTCATAGTTTTAAGTGgatactattaaaataaaaagattataaactACATAAATTGGAGattaatagtaaaattaacacaaaatgtcgaaaaattgcTTATGTGATTATAATGCTCATCAAACTTTATAACaagacaatattttatgtttctgAAAGTACTCGAtcaaaaaacaattgtaaaagattacagtatattaaacaattgtaatacctaagacgagagagagacatTTACAAGAGTTTTTCCTTTCAACGGAaggctttattttatattgcaataatgGATCAATTTCTTCTAtctaatgttttatttaagtaacaaaatgtGCTAgctaaattatcttttttttacaatttgtaataaatgataaaaatgccCATGACGtgtatttattgattacaTGTTTCACTCATAGTGAAATCACGTGTTCTGATGATCTTGATCGCTTCGGTCTTCGTATTAGGTCTGAGATAACAATAGCAATTTGATCAGACAAATTGCAAATGTTTATCCTgcatatcataataataactaaaattgATTAGCCATGAATAAATgtaacgtaaataaaatatactttttcatCATATCTTAATCTACGTTGAAATCATTACAAAGCAGATGCATCaaaaatacattgtatattatttctacTGCACATGATCCGGCAATACCTAGCTATATAaggtatgtataatattttatatcatcttCGTTAAATGGGAAGTTCTaatcaaaaaatgaataattgatGGATACTGCATTAATGAAACATTAatatcaaaacattttttttctctttttctctgctataaaaattattgctgtaagtaaaattatctTCAGCATAAAAAAGGCAATTTAACTGCAATTTAACTGCAATTGTTTCACCATGAATAAAATGCGATCaagaatatgataataataatttccgtAATTACACTATACGCAATTATACTacgaaaataacaatatatatatcattatcgTTGTAAATCGGCAAAGTACATTGCAAATTGTCTTCGTGAGACAAGCGTTATTTTCGATTACGTCGAGCTTTGTCGTGATCCGAAACGATGAACGGCGTGATTTGGAGTAAAACGCAGAAAACTTTCGTGCCAATCTCCAGCGTGCCGATATTTGCCATGCTGCAACAAGAACGTCTTAAACAAAGTCGAGCACTAGAAACCCACAATTTCCAACTGCGCAACTTGACTCTAACATCCTTCCAGGTATACTTCCATAAAGCTTAAAtggctgaatttttttatatattttacgacaTCTCTACACTtctctcattaaaattaatattcaataattaatataatagtacgataattcttttttataaatctttatatttcaaaaaatgtgcATATCTGAAGCTATccataagtatatataaactttatttgtagcttcaatttattgaaagaaaaatttctgaaagaaaataaaatgaagtAATTAATAGTATCACGTGGACCAAGTAATAAGAGAAATGTCGTATTTTTAAAACGGCGACTatgataatgtaaaaaaaaaatttcttctatattttaagaaacaatattaaattatttattattcttacaactttaataacgttatataatttattaaaatttgcaaactATGAAATTTTGCTGAAGTTAGAAATAAAACTGACAGTGAAGACTAGAGAATAATTTCTTCATGTATTCTAGGAACGGCGTTTCTTCGAATTTTACGATAACGATATGAAAGTTACAGGATTCTGCGGCGAATTGTGGACTCTCCTTtctgaaaaattgaattttacgtAAGATTAAACTATAATTCAAACCGTGATTTATTGTATTAGAAGATTGTTAACGAAGCTAAcaataaactaatatatatgtataatcaaaGAATACTTCATGTTCTTAGATTACAACCAGTAAGATCAAATGAAACTAGCCTGATGGGTGTATCGTCGAAAAACGAGCCCATTTTGGAGCGAGGATTATTAGGTGTAATTATGCGCAATGAAACTATCGCGATTccaaaaatcgaaattaacaattttcgaCATCAAGCTGCTGATTTTACAATGCCTTTATGGATGAACAGGTATGCTTTAAGTGTTCCGCTTCACGatgatattttctaaaataaaaaagaaacaatgcaacttttgaaaaaaagacatgtaACGACgtataaaattgattcttaTAAATCCCAGGATAATTACAACAatcttatgataatttttgcaGCCATcgattatatattcaaaatgaAATAGTACACGACAGCACATGGATGGCAAGAGTGTTCTCCTGGAAAATATGGTGCTGTATATTGGTTATGTGTCTGTTATTGAGCGTATGCAGTTTTTGGTCACAAATTATTCTCGCACGGATCGGAAATAATTGCAGACGCTCGACCATTAGCGATCATATCTTTTACACCTTTGGAATGATCTGCAATCAAAGTATgaatgattaatataaatatatgttacatcctgtttctattttttaattgtagctAACTTAAAAGACAACGCAGATATCATATCATGTCACATTTATAAACATTGCGTGACATCTTCTTCCAAAATTTTGTATAGAGTTCACGTGATTTGAAAgtcagatttttaattttatgaatgcgccataattattataagcgaaagttaacttaatttttaaataatacaaaaatgacTACGTGTTATAATATTGCGAAATCCTTaccgaaataaaataattttgaatcgtgtaataatgaaaaattatattaatttgagtaATAATTGTAACAGGCAATATTCCCGATGTTCTTGTCGGAAGATCAAGAATATTAGAAGCATCGCTGGGCCTCTTTTGTTCTATATTGTCGATGGCATTTGGAGCtttgttatacatttatatagcaAAGAG
This window harbors:
- the LOC139808689 gene encoding uncharacterized protein; protein product: MNGVIWSKTQKTFVPISSVPIFSMLQQERLKQSRALEIHNFQLRNLTLTSFQDPHFLEFYDNDTKVTGLCGELWTLLSEKLNFTLQPIKSNETGLGASSKNHTVFEQGLLSIISRNETSAIPKVETYNVRRIAVDFTMPLWINSHRLYIQHEIIHDSTWMAKVFSWKIWCFILVMCLLLSVCSFWSQIILARIGNNCRRSTISDHIFYTFGMFCNQSYIPDVLVGRSRIFEVSLGFFCSILSMAFGALLFLYVAKRINVIPPFNNLESLLTDTSYDVVILKGSIGDIAFKLSPNKPYVLVRTAKRVVVTSTVEEMFKLACIKGKKEYTALQGEDEYKARGQIGCEVIPIGQSYFKMWVASGIARNFKYKRTIDLGILRLKEVGLWDELVDRWLTEKSQRLNNANVEAIGIDQVSLVILMMCCGMITAFIIFIIEKIVYAYQHRLS
- the LOC139808087 gene encoding uncharacterized protein, whose amino-acid sequence is MNGVIWSKTQKTFVPISSVPIFAMLQQERLKQSRALETHNFQLRNLTLTSFQERRFFEFYDNDMKVTGFCGELWTLLSEKLNFTLQPVRSNETSLMGVSSKNEPILERGLLGVIMRNETIAIPKIEINNFRHQAADFTMPLWMNSHRLYIQNEIVHDSTWMARVFSWKIWCCILVMCLLLSVCSFWSQIILARIGNNCRRSTISDHIFYTFGMICNQSNIPDVLVGRSRILEASLGLFCSILSMAFGALLYIYIAKRINVIPPFNNLESLLTDTSYDVVTLKGTTGDIALQVSTREPYILVRTAERVVVASTDEEMFKLACIQGKRKYTVFLGENEYKAKGKFGCEVIPVGQSYLKMWVASGIAKNFKYKRTIDLGILRLKEVGLWSVLIDRWWTEESEHRYNAKVKTIKIEQVSLIILIMCCGMITSFIILLIEKIVYAYQRRLS